One window of the Labilibaculum sp. genome contains the following:
- a CDS encoding MarR family transcriptional regulator, which produces MDNLANKEFNPLKLENQLCFTIYAASRLMTRQYQPYLDQLGITYPQYLVFLVLWEKDGIGVNEIGCKLYLNTNTLTPLLKRMEQLSFIKRIKCCQDERKVLIYLSDKGKDLKNEAINIPLEMAKSLNCSVGKAMCLKNELEILINQMLK; this is translated from the coding sequence ATGGACAATTTAGCCAACAAAGAGTTCAATCCTCTCAAACTTGAGAATCAATTATGCTTTACAATATATGCAGCCTCACGGCTCATGACAAGGCAATATCAGCCTTATCTCGATCAATTGGGAATTACCTATCCTCAGTATTTGGTATTTCTGGTTTTATGGGAGAAAGACGGAATTGGAGTTAACGAAATTGGATGCAAATTGTATTTGAATACAAACACGTTAACGCCACTTTTGAAACGTATGGAACAGCTTTCTTTTATTAAAAGAATAAAATGCTGCCAAGATGAACGAAAGGTTCTTATTTATCTTTCTGATAAAGGAAAGGATCTAAAAAATGAAGCAATAAATATACCCTTGGAAATGGCAAAATCACTTAACTGCAGTGTTGGGAAAGCAATGTGTTTGAAAAATGAATTGGAAATATTAATCAATCAAATGCTTAAATAG
- a CDS encoding DoxX family protein: MENLGKLILRLSVGGLMLFHGVQKLLSGIGGVKFLIVKAGLPEMLSYGVYLGELIAPVFLLLGIYTRVSGLIIALTMLVSIPAAYPDGIFHLNEYGGLAIELNAMYLFGGLAVMFLGSGKYKLIKQNGFWKE; the protein is encoded by the coding sequence ATGGAAAATTTAGGAAAACTAATTTTACGACTATCAGTTGGTGGTTTGATGTTGTTTCATGGAGTGCAGAAATTATTGAGTGGTATTGGAGGAGTGAAATTTTTAATTGTTAAAGCAGGTTTGCCCGAAATGCTTTCCTACGGAGTTTATCTGGGTGAATTGATTGCGCCGGTTTTTTTATTATTAGGTATATACACAAGGGTTTCGGGTTTGATAATTGCCCTGACAATGTTGGTATCTATACCAGCAGCTTACCCCGATGGTATTTTTCATTTGAATGAATACGGAGGCTTGGCAATTGAATTAAATGCAATGTATTTATTTGGAGGGCTTGCTGTAATGTTTTTAGGATCAGGCAAATATAAACTAATTAAGCAAAATGGATTTTGGAAAGAATAA
- a CDS encoding RecQ family ATP-dependent DNA helicase, with product MLHNLLQNNFGFSDFKPGQKEVITTILEGKSAIAIFPTGSGKSLCYQLPALQLPELTVVVSPLLALIKDQIDFLQSKNISAVRIDSSLSKEEEQDIMNGIRAKRHRILMISVERFKNERFRRFLKDIPISLMVIDEAHCISEWGHNFRPDYLKLPDYKDTFQVKQVLLLTATATPKVIEDMTKKFAVDKSNVTITGFYRSNLDVNVIPVIQSEKNNKLLSLLLPRKNECGIVYVTQQKTAEVVAGILSSKGIVTKAYHAGLKSEDREDIQNQFMAGKVNCVVATIAFGMGIDKSNIRYVIHYDLPKSTENYSQEIGRAGRDGKKSDCIVLANHDNVNVLENFIFGDTPALSGIKEILSRIKKAKTSWEVKLNTLPAHSNIRILPIKTLLVYMEIRGIIKPQYSYFADYRFSLNNDEKSIVEKFQGERKKFIQAIFDHSEKARKWITVNFDTISQNYSTDRNRIVAALEYFDAEKLINLEAKLMVDVFAVTNPDFDIDTVAQELYDSFKKKETVEVNRIREMLSLFESETCISKNMANYFGEYPEWEKCGHCSVCNSGAVKIAKSHELKRLHEYNYMEVCQTAINKFGDQLTDELLAKFLCGINTPIFTRLKLKQEKHFAYLENYRFGDVLEWVTSNNK from the coding sequence ATGTTACACAATCTTTTACAAAACAATTTTGGGTTTTCTGATTTTAAACCAGGACAAAAAGAGGTGATCACTACTATACTGGAAGGAAAATCAGCAATAGCTATCTTCCCAACCGGATCCGGTAAATCTCTTTGTTACCAACTTCCTGCTCTCCAACTTCCGGAACTTACAGTGGTGGTTTCCCCTTTACTGGCTTTGATAAAAGATCAAATTGATTTTCTTCAATCAAAAAATATATCTGCGGTTCGAATCGATTCATCTCTCTCGAAAGAGGAAGAACAGGATATCATGAACGGTATCCGTGCCAAACGACACAGAATTTTAATGATATCCGTTGAACGGTTTAAAAATGAGCGTTTTCGCAGATTTCTGAAAGACATTCCAATTTCGTTGATGGTGATTGATGAAGCACATTGTATTTCTGAATGGGGACACAATTTCAGACCAGACTATTTAAAACTTCCTGATTACAAGGATACTTTTCAGGTCAAACAAGTGCTTTTGCTTACTGCAACTGCGACTCCTAAAGTTATCGAAGATATGACTAAAAAGTTTGCTGTTGATAAGTCAAATGTTACAATTACGGGATTTTACAGATCAAATTTAGATGTAAACGTTATTCCTGTTATTCAATCTGAGAAAAACAACAAATTGCTTTCATTACTGCTTCCCCGGAAAAATGAATGTGGAATTGTGTATGTAACACAGCAAAAAACAGCAGAGGTGGTTGCAGGCATATTATCCTCAAAAGGAATAGTAACCAAAGCATATCATGCCGGATTGAAAAGTGAAGACCGCGAAGATATCCAAAATCAATTTATGGCCGGTAAAGTAAATTGTGTGGTTGCAACAATTGCTTTTGGAATGGGAATCGATAAATCGAACATTCGTTACGTTATTCATTACGATCTTCCAAAATCGACAGAAAACTATTCTCAGGAAATTGGGCGGGCAGGCCGCGATGGGAAAAAATCAGATTGCATTGTTTTGGCCAATCATGACAATGTGAATGTGCTTGAGAATTTCATATTTGGAGACACTCCTGCCCTATCAGGCATAAAAGAAATTCTCAGTCGCATAAAAAAGGCTAAAACAAGCTGGGAAGTCAAGTTAAATACACTTCCTGCACATAGTAATATACGTATTCTTCCAATCAAAACCCTACTGGTTTACATGGAGATACGAGGAATTATAAAACCTCAGTACAGTTACTTTGCAGACTATCGGTTTAGCCTAAATAATGATGAAAAAAGTATCGTGGAAAAGTTCCAAGGAGAACGAAAGAAATTTATTCAGGCCATTTTCGATCATTCTGAAAAAGCCAGAAAATGGATCACAGTAAATTTTGATACCATCAGTCAAAATTATTCGACAGATAGAAATAGAATTGTTGCTGCTCTGGAATATTTCGACGCTGAGAAATTAATCAATTTGGAAGCCAAACTAATGGTTGATGTTTTTGCCGTAACAAATCCTGATTTTGATATCGATACAGTGGCGCAAGAACTTTACGACAGTTTCAAAAAGAAAGAAACAGTTGAAGTAAACAGAATTCGGGAAATGCTAAGTCTGTTCGAATCGGAAACCTGCATCAGTAAAAATATGGCCAACTATTTTGGAGAATATCCCGAATGGGAAAAATGCGGACATTGCTCCGTATGCAATTCCGGGGCGGTGAAAATTGCAAAATCACATGAACTGAAACGCTTGCATGAATACAATTATATGGAAGTATGTCAGACTGCAATTAATAAATTTGGTGATCAGTTAACTGACGAATTACTCGCGAAATTTTTATGCGGCATAAACACGCCCATTTTCACCCGTTTAAAACTGAAACAGGAAAAACACTTTGCTTATTTGGAAAATTATCGATTTGGTGATGTTCTGGAATGGGTAACATCAAATAACAAATAA
- a CDS encoding MFS transporter — protein sequence MKRNPNFPFAPAKIPFFYGWICMIAGTIGIISSIPGQTMGVSVFTNYLIDSLKLSRDALSSAYLIGTVASSLFLTYAGKIYDKFGARFTAMIAALGLAVTLILFSYSDLLSGSLSNFVSIEFSTASFIMISLLFFFLRFSGQGVLTLASRNLIMKWFDQRRGLANSLSSAIQSFGFAVSPLFIALLITRFNWSITYQILAVLTFLFVIFAFIFYRDNPEECGLIPDGKIIEPKHKSNPTFQTKKQYTLKEARKTWVFWLFTFGLSFNAFFITGFTFNVVSIFESCGYSDQKALSIFVPASIISIITAIFGNILSDYIRMQKLLIIFLLGCLLSSLGIAILGSEIGYYVLIVGNGIMGGLYSVLVAITWPRFYGRKHLGAISGLSMSLIVFSSAMAPLFFSRIFTLTGSYNFAGYAGVAYALVLLIFSIKAKNPQLK from the coding sequence TTGAAAAGAAATCCGAACTTCCCTTTTGCTCCGGCAAAAATTCCGTTTTTTTACGGATGGATTTGTATGATTGCAGGTACCATTGGTATAATCAGTAGTATTCCCGGACAAACAATGGGCGTTTCGGTATTTACCAATTACTTAATCGATTCGTTGAAATTAAGTCGCGATGCATTAAGTTCAGCCTATTTGATAGGTACTGTGGCAAGTTCTCTTTTCTTAACATATGCAGGTAAAATTTACGATAAATTTGGTGCCCGCTTCACAGCAATGATCGCTGCCTTAGGATTAGCCGTAACATTAATACTATTTTCCTATTCTGATCTTTTATCAGGATCGTTATCAAACTTTGTCAGCATCGAGTTCTCAACAGCTTCATTTATTATGATCTCTCTATTATTTTTCTTCTTACGCTTCTCGGGACAAGGAGTACTAACCTTGGCCTCACGAAACCTGATCATGAAATGGTTCGACCAGCGAAGAGGATTGGCAAATAGTCTTTCCAGTGCGATTCAATCTTTTGGATTTGCCGTATCTCCACTTTTTATAGCACTGCTTATTACCCGCTTTAACTGGAGTATTACCTACCAGATTTTGGCAGTACTTACTTTTCTGTTTGTTATTTTCGCATTTATCTTTTACCGGGATAATCCTGAAGAATGTGGCTTAATCCCTGACGGAAAAATTATTGAACCCAAACACAAAAGCAATCCAACATTTCAAACTAAAAAGCAATATACTCTAAAAGAAGCCAGAAAAACCTGGGTGTTTTGGTTGTTTACATTTGGTTTAAGTTTTAATGCGTTTTTTATTACTGGTTTCACCTTTAATGTGGTATCCATTTTCGAGTCATGCGGATATTCCGACCAAAAAGCGTTGAGTATATTTGTACCTGCTTCCATTATCTCAATTATAACAGCGATTTTTGGTAATATCCTTAGCGATTACATCAGAATGCAAAAGCTTCTGATTATTTTTCTACTTGGATGTTTGTTATCAAGTTTAGGGATTGCAATTTTAGGATCTGAAATTGGCTACTATGTATTAATAGTGGGAAATGGTATTATGGGTGGATTGTATTCGGTATTGGTAGCAATTACGTGGCCCCGTTTCTACGGACGTAAACATTTAGGCGCTATCAGCGGTTTATCAATGTCCTTGATTGTATTTTCGAGTGCGATGGCCCCTCTTTTTTTCAGTAGAATATTCACGTTAACAGGAAGTTACAACTTCGCCGGATACGCCGGTGTTGCCTATGCCCTTGTTCTTCTGATATTCTCTATAAAAGCAAAAAACCCACAATTGAAATAA